In the Manis javanica isolate MJ-LG chromosome 14, MJ_LKY, whole genome shotgun sequence genome, one interval contains:
- the VANGL2 gene encoding vang-like protein 2: MDTESQYSGYSYKSGHSRSSRKHRDRRDRHRSKSRDGSRGDKSVTIQAPGEPLLDNESTRGDERDDNWGETTTVVTGTSEHSISHDDLTRIAKDMEDSVPLDCSRHLGVAAGATLALLSFLTPLAFLLLPPLLWREELEPCGTACEGLFISVAFKLLILLLGSWALFFRRPKASLPRVFVLRALLMVLVFLLVVSYWLFYGVRILDARERSYQGVVQFAVSLVDALLFVHYLAVVLLELRQLQPQFTLKVVRSTDGASRFYNVGHLSIQRVAVWILEKYYHDFPVYNPALLNLPKSVLAKKVSGFKVYSLGEENSTNNSAGQSRAVIAAAARRRDNGHNEYYYEEAEHERRVRKRRARLVVAVEEAFTHIKRLQEEEQKNPREVMDPREAAQAIFASMARAMQKYLRTTKQQPYHTMESILQHLEFCITHDMTPKAFLERYLAAGPTIQYHKERWLAKQWTLVSEEPVTNGLKDGIVFLLKRQDFSLVVSTKKVPFFKLSEEFVDPKSHKFVMRLQSETSV; the protein is encoded by the exons ATGGACACCGAGTCCCAGTACTCGGGCTATTCCTACAAGTCGGGCCACTCCCGCAGCTCCCGCAAGCACAG GGACCGCCGGGACCGACACCGCTCTAAGAGCCGGGACGGGAGCCGTGGGGACAAGTCAGTGACAATCCAGGCTCCGGGAGAGCCCCTGCTGGACAACGAGTCCACGCGAGGGGATGAGCGG GATGACAACTGGGGGGAGACCACAACGGTGGTGACGGGCACCTCGGAGCACAGCATCTCCCACGATGACCTCACGCGCATCGCCAAGGACATGGAGGACAGTGTCCCGCTGGACTGCTCCCGTCACCTGGGTGTGGCGGCAGGGGCCACGCTGGCACTGCTCTCTTTCCTCACGCCGCTGGCTTTCCTGCTGCTGCCCCCGCTGCTGTGGCGGGAGGAGCTGGAGCCGTGTGGGACGGCCTGCGAGGGCCTCTTCATCTCCGTGGCCTTCAAGCTGCTCATCCtgctgctgggcagctgggccctGTTCTTCCGCCGGCCCAAGGCCTCGCTGCCCCGCGTCTTTGTGCTGCGCGCCCTGCTCATGGTGCTCGTCTTCCTGCTCGTCGTCTCCTACTGGCTCTTCTATGGGGTGCGCATCCTGGACGCCCGTGAGCGCAGCTACCAGGGTGTGGTGCAGTTCGCCGTGTCGCTGGTGGACGCTCTGCTCTTCGTGCACTACCTGGCCGTGGTCCTGCTGGAGCTGCGCCAGCTGCAGCCGCAGTTCACACTCAAGGTCGTGCGCTCCACTGACGGGGCCAGCCGCTTCTACAACGTGGGCCATCTCAG CATTCAGCGCGTGGCCGTGTGGATCCTGGAGAAGTATTACCATGACTTCCCTGTCTACAACCCTGCCCTCCTCAACCTGCCCAAGTCCGTCCTGGCCAAGAAAGTGTCTGGCTTCAAGGTGTATTCCCTCGGAGAGG AAAACAGCACCAATAACTCCGCGGGCCAGTCCCGGGCGGTGATCGCAGCCGCGGCGCGGCGGCGGGACAATGGGCACAACGAGTACTACTACGAGGAGGCGGAGCATGAGCGGCGGGTGCGCAAGCGGAGGGCCAG GCTTGTGGTTGCAGTGGAGGAGGCCTTCACTCACATTAAGCGGCTGCAGGAAGAGGAGCAGAAGAATCCCAGGGAGGTGATGGACCCCCGGGAAGCAGCCCAGGCCATCTTTGCATCCATGGCCCGCGCCATGCAGAAGTACCTTCGGACCACTAAGCAGCAGCCTTACCACACCATGGAGAGCATCCTGCAGCACCTTGAATTTTGCATCACACATGACATGACACCCAAG GCCTTCCTGGAGCGGTACCTGGCGGCTGGACCCACCATCCAGTACCACAAGGAGCGCTGGCTGGCCAAGCAGTGGACACTGGTGAGCGAGGAGCCGGTGACCAATGGGCTCAAGGATGGCATCGTTTTCCTCTTAAAACGCCAGGACTTCAGCCTGGTGGTCAGCACCAAGAAGGTCCCATTCTTCAAACTCTCTGAGGAATTTGTGGATCCCAAGTCGCACAAGTTTGTCATGAGGCTGCAGTCTGAGACCTCGGTGTGA